One genomic segment of Dysosmobacter sp. Marseille-Q4140 includes these proteins:
- a CDS encoding hydroxyacid dehydrogenase — MGKKVLIPTDISEPGKEYLRSRGFEIKLGRGIDEDSLIKDLQDCDALLARNEYITRRVIESAPNLRVIAKHGVGLDKIDLNAARDCKVWVTNGPISNTVAVAEHTVLLILACAKRLVFFDAAVRSGNYEVRNQIKGMDLEGKTVGVIGLGKIGMQVAKKCHYGFDMKVLGYDPYVKKEQAPDFVTCCASMEEVIREADFVSLHLPATADNTGFFNKNLIALMKPTAYFINAARGSLVNERDLYNACKNGEIAGAGLDVFAAEPFDPNNPLFTLPNVTLTPHNAALTQETTDRMGLHAAQGIDEVFSGKRPTWPVVIPE, encoded by the coding sequence ATGGGCAAAAAAGTATTGATCCCTACGGACATTTCGGAGCCGGGTAAGGAGTATCTGCGTAGCCGCGGGTTTGAAATCAAGCTGGGACGAGGAATCGACGAGGACTCATTAATTAAGGATCTTCAGGACTGTGATGCCCTTCTTGCTCGCAACGAATACATCACCCGCCGAGTTATTGAAAGTGCTCCTAATCTGCGGGTAATTGCCAAACATGGAGTTGGGCTTGACAAAATCGACCTTAATGCAGCCCGGGATTGTAAGGTATGGGTTACCAACGGCCCTATCTCCAACACGGTAGCTGTGGCAGAGCATACAGTGCTGCTGATTCTGGCTTGTGCCAAAAGACTGGTGTTTTTTGATGCAGCGGTCCGCTCCGGCAACTACGAAGTCCGAAACCAGATCAAAGGAATGGATCTGGAGGGCAAGACGGTTGGGGTCATCGGACTGGGGAAGATTGGAATGCAGGTAGCAAAGAAGTGCCACTACGGATTTGATATGAAGGTTTTGGGTTATGATCCTTATGTGAAAAAAGAGCAGGCACCTGATTTTGTCACCTGCTGCGCCAGTATGGAGGAAGTGATTCGAGAAGCTGACTTTGTTAGTCTGCATTTGCCTGCAACGGCTGACAATACAGGCTTCTTCAACAAGAACTTGATCGCCCTGATGAAACCTACGGCATATTTCATCAACGCAGCTAGAGGATCTCTGGTCAACGAGAGAGATCTCTATAACGCCTGCAAAAATGGAGAGATTGCCGGAGCAGGCTTGGATGTATTTGCTGCGGAGCCCTTCGATCCGAATAATCCTCTGTTTACTCTACCAAATGTGACTTTAACCCCCCACAATGCTGCCCTGACCCAGGAGACCACAGACCGTATGGGGCTCCATGCGGCCCAAGGAATCGACGAGGTCTTTTCCGGCAAACGTCCCACTTGGCCGGTGGTTATTCCGGAGTAA
- a CDS encoding hydroxyacid dehydrogenase gives MKRVLLTEKIHPDAVKLLEKHFEVIQGSGVEHVSEQLLGCEGVLVRSAHVTASDMEKNPQLKVIAKHGMGLDSIDVEAATARGIAVVNAPFANMNAVAEHIVMLILALSKRTVRMDKLTRAGQFFRRNQYQTTELKGSTLGIIGFGKISRLVVKKLSGFEMNVVACDPFVGQEEADPFGVRMLSDQEVYQTADFVVVHTSLTPATYHLVGKREFGLMKPSAYFINAARGAVVDEEALIEALQSGEIAGAGLDVFEKEPPAADNPLFSMDNVIVSPHNAALSDGAMLAMAMDSAQGIIDCLEGNTPQYLCNDVL, from the coding sequence ATGAAACGAGTTTTGCTCACGGAAAAAATCCATCCGGATGCAGTGAAGCTGCTGGAAAAGCACTTTGAGGTAATACAAGGAAGCGGTGTGGAGCATGTTTCTGAGCAGCTGCTGGGGTGTGAGGGGGTGCTTGTTCGATCCGCACATGTAACAGCTTCTGATATGGAGAAAAATCCGCAGCTGAAGGTAATCGCCAAACATGGGATGGGGCTGGATTCCATAGATGTAGAAGCCGCAACCGCCCGCGGGATTGCAGTGGTGAATGCACCATTTGCCAATATGAACGCGGTTGCTGAGCATATTGTTATGCTGATTCTTGCGTTGAGCAAACGGACGGTCCGCATGGACAAGCTAACGAGAGCAGGACAGTTTTTCCGACGCAATCAGTACCAAACTACAGAGCTCAAGGGAAGTACTCTGGGAATTATTGGGTTTGGGAAAATATCTCGCTTGGTAGTAAAAAAACTATCCGGCTTTGAGATGAATGTAGTCGCCTGCGATCCCTTTGTAGGGCAGGAAGAAGCAGACCCCTTCGGTGTGCGGATGCTGTCAGATCAGGAGGTATATCAGACAGCGGATTTTGTAGTGGTGCACACGTCTCTGACCCCGGCCACATACCATTTGGTTGGAAAACGGGAGTTCGGACTGATGAAACCTTCTGCGTATTTTATTAATGCTGCCCGAGGAGCCGTGGTGGACGAAGAGGCCTTGATCGAGGCTCTGCAATCCGGAGAAATTGCCGGTGCTGGCTTGGACGTGTTTGAGAAGGAGCCTCCTGCGGCGGATAATCCGCTGTTTTCTATGGACAATGTAATCGTCTCTCCCCATAATGCGGCGCTCTCAGACGGAGCGATGCTGGCCATGGCTATGGACAGTGCTCAGGGAATCATTGATTGTTTGGAAGGAAATACTCCGCAATATTTGTGTAACGATGTTTTATAA
- a CDS encoding 2,4-dihydroxyhept-2-ene-1,7-dioic acid aldolase has translation MLRLGEELKNPVKQMLKENKKVLAAWLQMASPYAAEIFAKAELDALVVDMEHGPNNILSLIDQLRAMGRFSSIPLVRVPWNDMVVIKRVLDAGAYGILVPYVNTPEEVAAAVSYCKYPLEGVRGVAPSPRAPGFGMDSMNYMRRANEEILVMTAVETMEAVDQIDEIVKVEGLDGVFIGPMDLATSMGHFCDPGCSEVQAAIRKVEEAVIGSGKFLASVAKGMEEAKEKFDRGYGLVIAFADGGTLGNAARKNVEDFRRTYPNR, from the coding sequence ATGCTGCGTTTAGGAGAAGAACTGAAGAATCCTGTTAAACAAATGCTAAAGGAAAACAAGAAAGTCTTGGCTGCCTGGTTGCAAATGGCAAGTCCCTACGCTGCGGAGATCTTTGCAAAAGCGGAGCTGGATGCGCTGGTGGTAGACATGGAACACGGCCCGAACAATATTTTGAGCCTGATTGACCAGTTGCGGGCCATGGGGCGGTTCTCATCTATACCCCTGGTACGGGTGCCTTGGAACGATATGGTGGTCATAAAGCGCGTATTGGATGCCGGTGCCTACGGTATTCTAGTGCCTTATGTGAACACGCCGGAGGAGGTTGCGGCAGCTGTATCCTACTGTAAGTACCCTCTGGAGGGTGTTCGGGGCGTTGCGCCCAGCCCTCGCGCTCCTGGCTTTGGGATGGACAGCATGAACTACATGCGTCGCGCCAATGAGGAGATCCTGGTGATGACCGCAGTAGAGACCATGGAGGCGGTGGATCAGATTGATGAGATTGTAAAGGTTGAAGGACTTGACGGCGTATTTATTGGTCCTATGGACCTGGCTACTTCCATGGGACATTTCTGTGACCCGGGCTGCTCGGAGGTTCAGGCTGCTATCCGAAAGGTAGAAGAGGCGGTGATCGGTTCTGGAAAATTCCTGGCTTCCGTTGCCAAGGGAATGGAGGAGGCAAAGGAAAAGTTTGACAGAGGCTATGGCCTTGTAATCGCATTTGCAGATGGCGGGACACTAGGAAACGCTGCCAGAAAGAACGTGGAGGATTTCCGCAGAACTTATCCGAATCGCTGA
- a CDS encoding Ldh family oxidoreductase — protein sequence MATTISVSWDNLYKLIAELYEKAGMTQADAEYHAYGLVTASLRGVDSHGVMRTEAYLTRILNGAINLHPQMRCIQKDGALRVLDADGASGYIAGREGMSLAIQIAKETGVGMTLVRNSNHFGAAALYAQMAVDAGMIGFSTTNVKPNVAAPGAIGNVVGNNPFAVGIPTYCEFPFMLDMALSVVAGGKLKMAIAKGEKIPLGWASDREGMPTDDPQKGFDGYLLPAGGFKGLGIAYAIDLLCGVMTGGAFQNHIRNMFKDPTEPSRTCHMFLAADVKRLLSREEIQSRMKEYRDYIRSIPTVSGIPLVFPGEIEAACAADRREHGIPLPEAVYRQLADLGEQYGLSVRL from the coding sequence GTGGCAACAACTATTTCAGTTTCCTGGGACAATTTATATAAATTAATTGCAGAATTATATGAAAAGGCCGGTATGACGCAGGCGGATGCAGAGTACCACGCCTACGGACTTGTGACTGCCAGTTTACGGGGCGTGGATTCCCACGGAGTGATGCGCACAGAGGCTTACCTTACTCGGATTTTGAATGGGGCGATCAATCTTCATCCCCAGATGCGGTGCATTCAGAAAGATGGGGCCCTGCGAGTGCTGGATGCAGATGGGGCTTCTGGTTACATTGCTGGGCGTGAGGGAATGTCTTTGGCAATCCAAATAGCAAAGGAAACTGGAGTGGGGATGACTTTGGTCCGCAACAGTAATCACTTTGGAGCAGCTGCTCTTTATGCGCAGATGGCTGTGGATGCAGGTATGATTGGTTTTTCGACTACTAATGTCAAACCCAATGTAGCTGCCCCTGGTGCTATTGGGAATGTAGTGGGAAACAATCCTTTTGCGGTGGGGATTCCTACATATTGTGAATTTCCCTTTATGCTGGATATGGCGCTTTCCGTAGTGGCCGGAGGAAAACTGAAGATGGCCATAGCAAAGGGAGAGAAGATTCCTCTTGGATGGGCTTCTGATAGAGAGGGGATGCCCACAGATGATCCCCAAAAGGGCTTTGACGGATATCTCCTTCCTGCGGGAGGCTTCAAGGGCTTGGGGATTGCGTATGCCATCGATTTGCTGTGCGGCGTCATGACAGGCGGAGCATTCCAAAATCACATCAGGAATATGTTCAAAGACCCAACGGAACCCAGCCGTACCTGCCATATGTTTTTGGCAGCGGATGTAAAGCGGCTGCTAAGCCGGGAAGAGATTCAATCCAGAATGAAAGAGTATCGGGACTACATCAGAAGTATTCCAACCGTTTCAGGGATTCCACTCGTTTTTCCAGGAGAAATAGAGGCTGCCTGCGCTGCGGATCGCCGAGAACACGGAATTCCTCTGCCGGAAGCTGTGTACCGCCAGTTAGCGGACCTTGGAGAACAGTACGGCCTGTCTGTGCGGCTATGA
- a CDS encoding AraC family transcriptional regulator: MSEKVELVWVFVVDYAKGWGVRKHSHDYFQMYYCLAGESPVFLEDQDIRLAPNDCLLIHPNQIHEVKPLPNGYLRILDTKFYVHDEELYRSLIKMPAHINIASPTFSWLQKETRNEWASGAPYCYEMATLIFEQLLYLYLREMNCSPAEVPFYHEMEQKIASLTGIEKEIANYILENFLVEISLDQLAQDLRYSKNYLCKVFKEATGYTIIEYRNMLRIRKAYDMVRYTSQTLSDISSSCGFSSIHYFSRVFHRYAGISPSQARDQDRNSLNMDMRTHGRFRYRYFSPDN, encoded by the coding sequence ATGAGTGAAAAAGTAGAGTTAGTATGGGTATTTGTTGTAGACTATGCTAAAGGTTGGGGAGTGCGGAAACATAGCCATGACTATTTCCAAATGTATTATTGCCTTGCTGGTGAAAGCCCCGTTTTTCTTGAAGATCAGGATATCCGTTTAGCGCCCAATGACTGTCTGTTGATACATCCAAATCAAATTCATGAGGTAAAACCCCTTCCCAATGGATATTTGCGAATTCTAGATACTAAATTCTATGTTCATGACGAAGAGCTTTATCGTTCCCTTATAAAAATGCCTGCACACATTAATATTGCCTCTCCCACCTTTTCTTGGCTCCAGAAAGAAACACGCAATGAATGGGCTTCCGGTGCACCTTATTGTTACGAAATGGCAACACTCATTTTTGAGCAATTGTTGTATCTTTATCTTCGTGAAATGAATTGTTCTCCCGCTGAAGTCCCGTTTTATCATGAAATGGAGCAAAAAATAGCTAGCTTAACCGGCATTGAAAAGGAAATAGCAAATTATATTTTGGAAAACTTTTTGGTTGAGATCTCTCTGGATCAGTTAGCCCAAGATTTGCGATATTCTAAGAACTACTTGTGTAAAGTTTTTAAAGAAGCGACAGGATATACAATTATCGAATATAGAAATATGTTACGCATCCGCAAAGCATATGATATGGTACGATATACAAGCCAAACCCTTTCAGACATTTCCAGCAGCTGCGGCTTTTCCAGCATACATTACTTTTCCAGGGTTTTTCATAGATACGCAGGTATATCTCCTTCTCAAGCACGCGATCAGGATCGCAATTCCCTAAATATGGACATGCGAACTCATGGTCGGTTTCGGTACCGCTACTTTTCACCGGATAACTGA
- the wecB gene encoding UDP-N-acetylglucosamine 2-epimerase (non-hydrolyzing), with amino-acid sequence MEKLRIMSVFGTRPEAIKMCPLVKELASRPEIESLCCVTAQHRQMLDSVLEVFDVKPDWDLDIMTPRQTLSTITSKCLTGMDEAIDTLKPDMILVHGDTSTTFAGALSAFYHQVPVGHVEAGLRTYDKYSPFPEEMNRKLVSAIADLYFCPTVNNKNNLLKEGITQGLFVTGNTVIDALKTTVRDDYVFATDELNKLPYGEKKIILVTCHRRENYGEPMKNIMLALRQIAEEDPEVELVYPVHLSPVVREAVDTYLRGAPRVHLIDPLPADEMHNLMARSYLVLTDSGGLQEEAPALGKPVLVMRRETERPEAVEAGTVKLCGVVQDDIVTMAQRLIRDEAAYGRMAHAVNPYGDGNACRRIADAVLWRFGRGERPADFQ; translated from the coding sequence ATGGAAAAGCTGCGTATCATGAGCGTGTTCGGCACCCGGCCGGAGGCCATCAAGATGTGCCCCCTGGTGAAGGAACTGGCGTCCCGGCCGGAGATCGAGAGCCTTTGTTGCGTCACCGCCCAGCACCGCCAGATGCTGGACAGCGTGCTGGAGGTCTTTGACGTGAAGCCCGACTGGGACCTGGACATCATGACCCCCCGGCAGACCCTGTCCACCATCACCAGCAAGTGCCTCACCGGCATGGACGAGGCCATCGACACGCTGAAGCCGGATATGATCCTGGTCCACGGGGACACCTCCACCACCTTTGCCGGGGCCCTGTCGGCCTTCTATCACCAGGTGCCGGTGGGCCATGTGGAGGCGGGCCTCAGGACCTACGACAAGTACTCCCCCTTCCCGGAGGAGATGAACCGCAAGCTGGTCAGCGCCATCGCGGACCTCTACTTCTGCCCAACGGTCAACAATAAAAACAACCTCCTCAAGGAAGGCATCACCCAGGGGCTCTTCGTTACCGGCAACACGGTGATCGACGCCCTCAAAACCACGGTCCGGGACGATTATGTCTTTGCAACGGACGAGCTGAACAAGCTGCCCTACGGGGAGAAGAAGATCATTCTCGTCACCTGCCACCGGCGGGAGAACTACGGCGAGCCCATGAAAAACATCATGCTGGCCCTGCGGCAGATCGCCGAGGAGGACCCCGAGGTGGAGCTGGTGTATCCCGTCCACCTGAGCCCCGTGGTCCGGGAGGCGGTGGACACGTATCTGCGCGGCGCGCCCCGGGTCCACCTGATCGATCCCCTGCCCGCCGACGAGATGCACAACCTCATGGCCCGGTCCTATCTGGTGCTGACGGACTCCGGCGGCCTCCAGGAGGAGGCGCCTGCCCTGGGCAAGCCCGTGCTGGTTATGCGCCGGGAGACGGAGCGGCCGGAGGCCGTGGAGGCCGGGACCGTGAAGCTCTGCGGCGTGGTCCAGGACGACATCGTCACCATGGCCCAGCGGCTGATCCGGGACGAGGCGGCATACGGCCGTATGGCCCACGCGGTCAACCCCTATGGCGACGGCAACGCCTGCCGCCGCATCGCCGACGCGGTGCTGTGGCGCTTCGGCCGTGGGGAGCGGCCCGCGGATTTTCAGTGA
- a CDS encoding undecaprenyl/decaprenyl-phosphate alpha-N-acetylglucosaminyl 1-phosphate transferase has product MEFESGLIVLVLLALLVAGMVSFLTTPVVKTFAYKVGAIDVPKDERRMHKVPIPRLGGLAIFIGFMVSILLFVPITPELKSILLGAVVIVVLGVVDDIMALPALLKFVVQIVAALIPATHGVVIQAFSNPNVFSDNLYWVLGWMSVPVTVLWIVAITNSVNLIDGLDGLANGVSAISAITMLVIALVTAQNQVAIALAALVGACVGFMPYNMNPAKMFMGDTGATFLGFILATMSIQGLFKYYAVITFVVPFLILGLPIFDTSFAFIRRIAHGQSPMHADRGHIHHRLIDMGLNQKQAVATLYVISAILGLSAVVLTTGGEEKAMLLFAALCIVAAVAARVVFPKEVREELHEELEELREHGHHDHHHSEHPSAPEQTPGGDGKEE; this is encoded by the coding sequence ATGGAGTTTGAGAGCGGTCTGATCGTCCTGGTGCTGCTGGCGCTGCTGGTGGCGGGGATGGTCAGCTTCCTGACCACCCCGGTGGTCAAGACCTTCGCCTATAAAGTGGGCGCTATTGACGTGCCCAAGGACGAGCGGCGGATGCACAAGGTGCCCATCCCCCGGCTGGGGGGCCTGGCCATCTTCATCGGCTTCATGGTGAGCATCCTGCTCTTCGTCCCTATCACCCCGGAGTTGAAGAGCATCCTGCTGGGTGCCGTGGTCATCGTGGTGCTGGGCGTGGTGGACGACATCATGGCCCTGCCGGCGCTGCTGAAATTCGTGGTGCAGATCGTGGCGGCCCTGATCCCCGCCACCCACGGGGTGGTGATCCAGGCCTTTTCCAACCCCAACGTCTTTTCGGACAACCTGTACTGGGTGCTGGGCTGGATGTCGGTGCCGGTGACGGTGCTGTGGATCGTGGCCATCACCAACTCCGTGAACCTGATCGACGGACTGGACGGCCTTGCCAACGGCGTGTCCGCCATCTCCGCCATCACCATGCTGGTCATCGCCCTGGTGACGGCCCAGAACCAGGTGGCCATCGCCCTGGCGGCCCTGGTGGGCGCGTGCGTCGGGTTCATGCCCTACAACATGAACCCCGCCAAGATGTTCATGGGCGACACCGGCGCCACCTTCCTGGGCTTCATCCTGGCCACCATGTCCATCCAGGGCCTGTTCAAGTATTACGCCGTCATCACCTTCGTGGTGCCGTTCCTGATCCTGGGTCTTCCCATTTTCGACACCAGCTTTGCCTTCATCCGCCGCATCGCCCACGGCCAGAGCCCCATGCACGCCGACCGGGGACACATCCACCACCGGCTCATCGACATGGGCCTCAACCAGAAGCAGGCGGTGGCCACGCTGTATGTGATCTCCGCCATCCTGGGCCTTAGCGCCGTGGTGCTGACCACCGGTGGGGAGGAGAAGGCCATGCTGCTGTTCGCGGCCCTTTGCATCGTGGCGGCGGTGGCCGCCCGGGTGGTGTTCCCCAAGGAGGTCCGGGAGGAGCTCCACGAGGAGCTGGAGGAGCTGCGGGAGCACGGCCACCACGACCACCATCACAGTGAGCATCCGTCCGCGCCGGAGCAGACGCCCGGCGGGGACGGCAAGGAGGAATAA
- the trpS gene encoding tryptophan--tRNA ligase, producing the protein MENEVQKKRILSGIQPSGDLTLGSYLGAIKNWAALADQYDCYYMLADMHTITVRQDPAALRRHTLTQVAAYIASGLDPEKNVLFVQSHVPAHAQLGWVLDCYTMFGELSRMTQFKDKSAKNADNINAGLFTYPALMAADILLYQADLVPVGGDQKQHVEICRDIANRFNGIYGDVFKIPEPYIPQVGARVMSLTSPESKMSKSDKDPGGCVYMLEKPEDILRKFKKAVTDSDACVRYDKETKPGVSNLMQIYSVATGRTFEEIEAEFAGRGYGDFKKAVGEAVVELLRPIREETERLLADKAYLESVYRAGAEKAAYVANRTLSKVYKKVGFLPR; encoded by the coding sequence ATGGAAAATGAAGTGCAGAAAAAGCGTATTTTGAGCGGCATTCAGCCCTCCGGCGACCTGACCCTGGGCTCCTATCTGGGGGCCATCAAGAACTGGGCGGCCCTGGCCGATCAGTACGACTGCTACTATATGCTGGCGGACATGCACACCATCACCGTCCGGCAGGACCCGGCGGCGCTGCGCCGTCACACCCTGACCCAGGTGGCGGCCTACATTGCCAGCGGCCTGGACCCGGAGAAGAACGTGCTCTTCGTCCAGTCCCACGTGCCCGCCCACGCCCAGCTGGGCTGGGTGCTGGACTGCTACACCATGTTTGGTGAGCTCAGCCGCATGACCCAGTTTAAGGACAAGTCCGCCAAGAACGCCGACAACATCAATGCGGGTCTTTTCACCTATCCGGCTCTGATGGCCGCCGATATCCTGCTCTACCAGGCGGACCTGGTGCCCGTGGGCGGCGATCAGAAGCAGCACGTGGAGATCTGCCGGGACATCGCCAACCGCTTCAATGGCATCTACGGCGACGTGTTCAAGATCCCCGAGCCCTACATTCCCCAGGTGGGCGCCCGGGTCATGAGCCTCACCAGCCCCGAGAGCAAGATGAGCAAGTCCGACAAGGACCCGGGCGGCTGCGTCTATATGCTGGAAAAGCCCGAGGATATCCTGCGCAAGTTCAAGAAGGCCGTGACGGACTCCGACGCCTGCGTCCGCTACGACAAGGAGACCAAGCCCGGCGTGTCCAACCTCATGCAGATCTACTCCGTAGCCACCGGCCGCACCTTCGAGGAGATCGAGGCGGAGTTCGCCGGCCGCGGCTACGGCGACTTCAAGAAGGCCGTGGGTGAGGCCGTGGTGGAGCTGCTGCGGCCCATTCGGGAGGAGACGGAGCGCCTGCTGGCGGACAAGGCGTATTTGGAGAGCGTGTACCGCGCCGGCGCCGAGAAGGCCGCCTATGTGGCCAATCGCACCCTCTCCAAGGTCTATAAAAAAGTGGGCTTCCTGCCCCGCTGA
- a CDS encoding glutamate--tRNA ligase codes for MAMDTAFFDEMEARIPKGKVRTRFAPSPTGYMHVGNLRTALYTWLIARHAGGTFILRIEDTDQVRQVEGATEVIYRTMAECGLTHDEGPDVGGPVGPYIQSERRDLYLPYAKLLVEKGAAYYCFCEKTESEEDSGDFSRGDDPCRDLSPEEIQANLAAGKPWVIRQRIPHEGTTTFHDVSFGDITVENKTLDDQVLIKRDGLPTYNFANVIDDHLMGITHVVRGSEYLSSAPKYNLLYEAFGWDIPTYVHCSPVMRDQHNKMSKRHGDPSYEDLRDQGYLTDAILNYVALLGWAPKGELGEQEIFSLDELVKAFDIAGISKSPAIFDMDKLTYFNATYLRAMAPEAFAKVAEPYIRESVKNPAIDAAAVAALLQARCEKLTEIPEKVDFFDALPDYDAALFTNKKSKTDAEVSARMLQAAIPALEALSDWTQNAVHDCLIALAESLGVKNATLMWPVRIAAAGKQVTPGGAVEICHILGKEEVLRRLRLGLEKLGA; via the coding sequence ATGGCAATGGACACCGCTTTTTTTGACGAGATGGAAGCCCGCATCCCCAAGGGGAAGGTCCGCACCCGGTTCGCCCCCTCCCCCACCGGCTATATGCACGTGGGCAATCTGCGCACCGCCCTGTACACCTGGCTGATCGCCCGGCACGCCGGCGGCACCTTCATCCTGCGCATCGAGGACACCGACCAGGTCCGCCAGGTGGAGGGCGCCACGGAGGTCATCTACCGCACCATGGCCGAGTGCGGCCTGACCCACGACGAGGGACCCGACGTAGGCGGCCCCGTGGGCCCCTATATCCAGTCGGAGCGCCGGGACCTGTATCTGCCCTACGCCAAGCTCCTGGTGGAGAAGGGCGCGGCCTACTACTGCTTTTGTGAAAAGACCGAGTCTGAGGAGGACAGCGGCGACTTCTCCCGGGGCGACGACCCCTGCCGGGACTTAAGCCCCGAGGAGATCCAGGCCAACCTGGCCGCCGGCAAGCCCTGGGTCATCCGCCAGCGGATCCCCCACGAGGGCACCACCACCTTCCACGACGTCTCCTTCGGGGACATCACCGTGGAGAACAAGACCCTGGACGACCAGGTGCTCATCAAGCGGGACGGCCTGCCCACCTACAACTTCGCCAACGTCATCGACGACCACCTCATGGGCATCACCCACGTGGTCCGGGGCAGCGAGTACCTCTCCTCCGCCCCGAAGTACAACCTCCTCTACGAGGCCTTCGGCTGGGACATCCCCACCTACGTCCACTGCTCCCCCGTCATGCGGGACCAGCACAACAAGATGAGCAAGCGCCACGGCGACCCCTCCTACGAGGATCTGCGGGACCAGGGTTACCTGACCGACGCCATCCTCAACTACGTGGCCCTGCTGGGCTGGGCCCCCAAGGGGGAGCTTGGCGAGCAGGAGATCTTTTCCCTGGATGAGCTGGTGAAGGCCTTCGACATCGCCGGCATCTCCAAGTCCCCGGCCATCTTCGACATGGACAAGCTCACCTACTTCAACGCAACCTATCTCCGCGCCATGGCGCCGGAGGCCTTTGCCAAGGTAGCGGAGCCCTATATCCGTGAGAGCGTAAAGAACCCCGCCATCGACGCCGCCGCTGTGGCGGCCCTGCTCCAGGCCCGGTGCGAAAAGCTGACAGAGATCCCCGAGAAGGTGGACTTCTTCGACGCCCTGCCGGACTATGACGCGGCCCTCTTCACCAACAAGAAGTCCAAGACCGACGCCGAGGTCTCCGCCCGGATGCTCCAAGCCGCCATCCCCGCCCTGGAGGCCCTGTCCGACTGGACCCAGAACGCCGTCCACGACTGCCTGATCGCCCTGGCCGAGTCCCTGGGCGTGAAGAACGCCACCCTCATGTGGCCCGTGCGGATCGCCGCCGCCGGCAAGCAGGTGACTCCCGGCGGCGCCGTGGAGATCTGCCACATCCTCGGAAAGGAAGAGGTCCTGCGCCGCCTGCGGCTGGGCCTTGAAAAACTGGGCGCCTGA
- a CDS encoding aspartate--ammonia ligase, whose translation MSKITIPAGYRMPLTNNELQRAIELIHQEFQHSLTVRLNLHRVSAPLFVDGKTGLNDDLNGVERPVTFDVPDVGTDGQVVHSLAKWKRLALKRYEFKLGTGLYTDMNAIRRDEEVDNLHSIYVDQWDWEKHIDPQNRNHIYLRETVRDIVGAICDTSAALRNAFPVLTFKPDRDVYFITTQELEDRFPDLTPSERETEICRKHHTVFLMQIGGKLRSGKPHDGRAPDYDDWTLNGDILMWNPVLQRSFEISSMGIRVDEAALDRQLTEAGCDERRKLPFHQMLLNGELPQSIGGGIGQSRLCMLLIGTCHIGEVQASLWDKETMEACEQAGITLL comes from the coding sequence ATGAGCAAGATCACCATTCCCGCCGGTTACCGGATGCCCCTGACCAACAACGAGCTCCAGCGGGCCATCGAGCTGATCCACCAGGAGTTCCAGCACAGCCTGACCGTGCGGCTGAACCTGCACCGGGTCTCCGCCCCCCTGTTCGTGGACGGCAAGACCGGCCTCAACGACGACCTCAACGGCGTGGAGCGCCCTGTCACCTTCGACGTGCCCGACGTGGGCACCGACGGCCAGGTAGTCCACTCCCTGGCCAAGTGGAAGCGGCTGGCCCTCAAGCGGTACGAGTTCAAGCTGGGCACCGGCCTCTACACCGATATGAATGCCATCCGCCGGGACGAGGAGGTGGACAACCTCCACTCCATCTACGTGGACCAGTGGGACTGGGAGAAGCACATCGACCCCCAGAACCGCAACCACATCTATCTGCGGGAGACCGTGCGGGACATCGTGGGCGCCATCTGCGACACCTCCGCCGCGCTGCGCAACGCCTTCCCCGTCCTGACCTTCAAGCCGGACCGGGACGTGTACTTCATCACCACTCAGGAGCTGGAGGACCGCTTCCCCGACCTGACCCCCAGCGAGCGGGAGACCGAGATCTGCCGCAAGCACCACACCGTGTTCCTCATGCAGATCGGCGGCAAGCTCCGCTCCGGCAAGCCCCACGACGGCCGGGCCCCGGACTACGACGACTGGACCCTCAACGGCGACATCCTCATGTGGAACCCCGTCCTCCAGCGGAGCTTCGAGATCTCCTCCATGGGCATCCGGGTGGACGAGGCCGCCCTGGACCGCCAGCTGACCGAGGCCGGCTGTGACGAGCGCCGGAAGCTCCCCTTCCACCAGATGCTCCTGAACGGTGAGCTGCCCCAGTCCATCGGCGGCGGCATCGGCCAGTCCCGTCTGTGCATGCTGCTGATCGGCACCTGCCACATCGGCGAGGTCCAGGCCAGCCTGTGGGACAAAGAGACCATGGAGGCCTGTGAGCAGGCTGGGATCACGCTGCTGTAA